The Bradyrhizobium sp. WBAH42 genome includes a window with the following:
- the flbT gene encoding flagellar biosynthesis repressor FlbT: protein MALKVELKPHERIIVGNSVITNTDQRARLLIDGENVPILRERDILTPETADTPAKLVYLAVQLMYISPDPQTQHGTYFNLVRDIVTAVPSSWPIIEGINNNILNGDLYRALKEARKLIAYEEKLRNQFEATHPKAAADKDDVSTAAA, encoded by the coding sequence ATGGCCCTCAAGGTCGAGCTCAAACCGCACGAACGCATCATCGTCGGCAATTCCGTGATCACCAACACGGACCAGCGGGCCCGCCTCCTGATCGATGGCGAGAACGTGCCGATCCTGCGCGAACGCGACATCCTCACGCCGGAGACCGCCGACACGCCCGCCAAGCTCGTCTATCTGGCGGTCCAGCTCATGTACATCTCCCCGGATCCGCAGACCCAGCACGGCACCTATTTCAACCTGGTGCGGGACATCGTCACGGCGGTGCCGAGCTCCTGGCCGATCATCGAAGGCATCAACAACAACATCCTGAACGGCGACCTTTACCGGGCGCTGAAGGAAGCCCGCAAGCTGATCGCCTATGAGGAGAAGCTGCGCAACCAGTTCGAGGCCACGCATCCCAAGGCGGCAGCGGACAAGGACGACGTCAGCACCGCCGCCGCCTGA
- a CDS encoding flagellar hook-basal body complex protein — protein sequence MGIFDAMNTSVGGLQAQSFALQNISGNIANSSTTGYKGIGTSFVDLIPDSSVPSKQVAGGVTANAKATITTQGTISSSSVATNMAITGDGFFSIQKASGVVDNVPVFTGVTYYTRRGDFQLNANGNLVNGAGYYLMGVTVDPKTGNPTGSVANVLQFQNNFIPAQATTSIQYAANLPTQPNTVAKTTAATGTLLAAGGLNPSDFAANPLPVGTPPAPYTNATVSGAAATGNIRSAYTSTTATGTVALQNNSSAVASTTTSLDNTVGTHLASSILTALSGQVLTVNGNTVTFNGGTTVSTVGNNTTIGLGAGTTATVADILNAIQTAGGAGVTASLNASGNIQIATGTGTDVAVGSGTAATALGISSVTRGGNVLSSPAISGATVLSGSATAGGAQVLTSGFSAGDTITVNGQTLTFVSPPTVPSATQILTTDNVTTLLGKIDALSGASGSSVSSGGVITLNTGTVSNLSVSSSNSAAFSALGFTSTITKNRDGGGTAGTGGVIGNDIGTFTKESISGGAVTAYNAAGTPVNLQLRWAKTDSASLGAGHSDSWNLFYQTDPNATGTTVGWVNTGQTFTFAADGSLTSPSGSGITINNVTVSGQSLGSVAFNISSGGLTQYASTSGAVTINTITQNGYSAGQLRSVAVNNNGVVVGTFSNGQNLNLAQVQLSHFNGTNYLKAMDGGAYAATEQSGDAIDGASGTISGSSLEGSNTDIADEFTKLIVTQQAYSANTKVITTANSMVQDLLNVLR from the coding sequence ATGGGTATCTTCGATGCAATGAACACCTCGGTGGGTGGCCTGCAGGCGCAGTCCTTCGCGCTGCAGAACATTTCCGGCAACATCGCGAACTCATCCACCACCGGTTACAAGGGCATCGGCACCAGCTTCGTCGACCTCATTCCGGACTCCTCGGTCCCAAGCAAGCAGGTCGCAGGCGGCGTGACGGCCAACGCCAAGGCCACCATCACCACGCAGGGCACGATCTCGTCCTCCAGCGTCGCCACCAACATGGCGATCACCGGCGACGGCTTCTTCTCGATCCAGAAGGCGAGCGGCGTGGTCGACAATGTGCCTGTCTTCACCGGCGTCACCTACTACACGCGGCGTGGCGACTTCCAGCTCAATGCCAATGGCAACCTGGTCAACGGCGCCGGCTATTACCTGATGGGCGTCACGGTCGACCCGAAGACCGGCAACCCGACCGGCAGCGTGGCGAACGTCCTGCAATTCCAGAACAACTTCATTCCGGCGCAGGCGACCACCTCGATCCAGTACGCGGCCAACCTGCCGACCCAGCCGAACACGGTGGCGAAAACCACCGCCGCGACCGGCACGCTGCTGGCGGCCGGTGGCTTGAACCCGTCCGATTTCGCAGCCAACCCGCTGCCGGTCGGCACGCCGCCGGCGCCCTATACCAACGCAACGGTGTCAGGCGCGGCTGCAACCGGCAACATCCGCTCGGCCTACACGTCGACGACGGCAACGGGCACGGTGGCGCTCCAGAACAATTCGTCCGCCGTGGCTTCCACCACCACCTCGCTCGACAACACGGTCGGCACCCATCTTGCCTCCAGCATCCTCACCGCGCTGAGCGGGCAGGTGCTGACCGTCAATGGCAACACCGTCACCTTCAACGGCGGCACGACCGTCTCGACGGTCGGCAACAACACCACGATCGGTCTCGGCGCGGGCACGACGGCCACGGTGGCGGACATCCTGAACGCGATCCAGACCGCCGGCGGCGCCGGCGTCACCGCCTCGCTCAATGCCAGCGGCAACATCCAGATCGCGACCGGCACCGGCACCGACGTCGCAGTCGGCAGCGGCACGGCCGCCACCGCGCTCGGCATCAGCAGCGTGACGCGTGGCGGCAACGTGCTGTCCTCGCCGGCGATCTCAGGTGCGACGGTGCTGAGCGGCAGCGCGACGGCCGGCGGCGCCCAGGTGCTCACATCCGGCTTCTCCGCCGGCGACACCATCACCGTCAATGGCCAGACACTGACCTTCGTATCGCCGCCGACGGTGCCCAGCGCCACTCAGATACTCACCACCGACAACGTCACGACCTTGCTCGGCAAGATCGACGCGCTCTCCGGCGCTTCGGGGTCGTCGGTCAGCAGCGGCGGCGTGATCACGCTGAACACCGGCACCGTCTCCAACCTTTCGGTGTCCAGCTCCAACAGCGCTGCCTTCTCCGCGCTCGGCTTCACCTCGACCATCACCAAGAACCGCGACGGTGGCGGCACCGCCGGCACCGGCGGCGTGATCGGTAACGACATCGGCACCTTCACCAAGGAATCGATCAGCGGCGGCGCCGTGACGGCCTACAACGCCGCCGGCACGCCGGTGAACCTGCAATTGCGCTGGGCCAAGACCGACAGTGCCTCGCTGGGCGCGGGCCATTCGGATAGCTGGAACCTGTTCTACCAGACCGACCCGAACGCCACCGGCACCACGGTCGGCTGGGTCAACACCGGCCAGACCTTCACCTTCGCCGCCGACGGCTCGCTGACCTCGCCGAGCGGCTCGGGCATTACGATCAACAACGTCACGGTCAGCGGCCAGTCGCTCGGCTCGGTCGCCTTCAACATCTCCTCGGGCGGGCTGACGCAATATGCCAGCACCAGCGGCGCGGTGACCATCAACACCATCACCCAGAACGGCTATTCCGCCGGTCAGCTGCGCTCGGTCGCCGTCAACAACAATGGCGTCGTGGTCGGGACCTTCTCCAACGGCCAGAACCTCAACCTCGCCCAGGTGCAGCTGTCGCATTTCAACGGCACCAACTACCTCAAGGCGATGGACGGCGGCGCTTATGCCGCGACCGAACAGTCGGGAGACGCCATCGACGGCGCCTCGGGCACCATCAGCGGCTCGTCGCTGGAGGGCTCCAACACCGACATCGCCGACGAATTCACCAAGCTGATCGTGACCCAGCAGGCCTATTCGGCCAACACCAAGGTGATCACGACCGCGAATTCGATGGTGCAGGATCTCCTCAACGTGTTGCGCTGA
- a CDS encoding RimK family alpha-L-glutamate ligase has translation MQHPVSAPIGLTAANYADRIGFAQLTRRAFEGVDLHPLRDQLVARIAAGTALAGEGLDLSLITQLLGDKDHGLAIQSEVLAFHQLFRTPSAAPKPGLRLLALAADIDMGGNTPIDFLLEGSDIELLTLYVIKGVGLPETLPEHDAAIVVASDSEECREALALIEGAAPHWPRPLLNRPDRIGNLDRDKLYRLLTDVPGLDIPATIHATRTQLSDLAQGRIACADIAGELHFPMIARPRGSHAGVGLAKLDDAAALVAYLAERKEQDFFVARFVDYVSPDGLYRKYRLAMVDGKPYACHMAIADRWDIWYLNAYMAFSEEKRAEEAVFMRDFDHAFGARHSNALEEMSRRVGLDYFIVDCAENANGELLVFEADNTAVVHNMDSPVVFPYKPPQMRKIFAAFAAMLSRHAKTGTESAA, from the coding sequence ATGCAGCATCCGGTTTCAGCGCCGATCGGCCTGACCGCGGCGAACTATGCCGACCGCATCGGCTTTGCGCAACTGACGCGCCGGGCCTTCGAAGGCGTCGATCTGCATCCGTTGCGCGACCAGCTCGTCGCGCGCATCGCAGCAGGGACTGCGCTGGCGGGCGAGGGACTGGACCTGTCGTTGATCACCCAGCTCCTGGGCGACAAGGATCACGGGCTTGCTATCCAGTCCGAGGTGCTGGCCTTCCATCAATTGTTTCGAACGCCTAGCGCCGCCCCGAAGCCGGGCCTGCGCCTGCTCGCGCTTGCAGCCGATATCGACATGGGCGGCAACACGCCGATCGATTTCCTGCTCGAAGGCTCCGACATCGAACTGTTGACTCTCTATGTGATCAAGGGCGTCGGTTTGCCCGAGACCTTGCCGGAGCACGACGCGGCCATCGTGGTCGCGTCCGATTCCGAGGAATGCCGTGAGGCGCTCGCGCTGATCGAAGGGGCCGCACCGCACTGGCCGCGGCCGTTGCTCAATCGCCCCGATCGCATCGGCAATCTCGATCGCGACAAGCTTTATCGGCTGCTGACGGACGTGCCCGGCCTCGACATTCCCGCGACGATTCACGCAACGCGGACGCAATTGTCGGACCTTGCGCAGGGGCGGATCGCATGCGCCGACATCGCAGGCGAGTTGCACTTTCCGATGATCGCGCGGCCGCGCGGCTCGCATGCCGGCGTCGGGCTCGCGAAGCTCGACGACGCGGCGGCGCTCGTGGCCTATCTCGCCGAACGGAAGGAGCAGGACTTCTTCGTCGCACGCTTCGTCGATTATGTGAGCCCCGACGGGCTCTACCGCAAATATCGCCTCGCCATGGTCGACGGCAAGCCCTACGCCTGCCACATGGCGATCGCCGATCGTTGGGACATCTGGTATCTCAACGCCTACATGGCCTTCAGCGAAGAAAAGCGGGCCGAGGAAGCCGTCTTCATGCGCGACTTCGACCATGCCTTCGGCGCGCGCCACAGCAACGCGCTCGAGGAGATGAGCCGGCGCGTCGGCCTCGATTATTTCATCGTCGATTGCGCCGAGAACGCGAACGGCGAGCTCTTGGTGTTCGAGGCCGACAACACCGCCGTCGTGCACAACATGGATTCGCCGGTCGTGTTTCCCTACAAGCCGCCGCAGATGCGCAAGATCTTTGCCGCGTTCGCGGCGATGCTGTCGCGGCATGCAAAGACGGGCACGGAGAGCGCAGCATGA
- a CDS encoding flagellar protein yields the protein MSISSINYSSSVLGAQIRNINQQLTDLSTQLSTGKLSQNYSGMGTNEGFAIAGRAQLSNIAAYTDTITNVNVSINLANTALQSLTKIRSTVQTGSANTAQDLNVNGQTIAQNTAAAQFGSMVGVLNTQTGNRYLFSGTAVNTQSVANAGDIINGTTTQAGFKTVMAERQAADLGASGMGRLVQTQPTASSVQVSEDVAGSPFGLKIKAVSSTLTGATVTGPSGSPVSFSVDLNGVNPNNGDKLSIQFTLPDGTTEQIDLTASSATPTPLGSFAIDASTPVNPNNTAANLNTALNTAIQKLANTSLVAASAVVAGDNFFNTASSAIGTPVNNQAAPAAPVTGATALSGASPSDSISPGFVAGDTITVNGTTLTFVASGATGNQLNVTDSIQALLSKIDAITGTSKPSTVHGGSITINTDDAASLRITTSNTGALSALGFAATPVTATQPPLRVGSSPASSATTLVNGSANTVKWYLGNDGPGSPRSTAMARVDDAVTVQYGAQANEDAIRRQLQAIAVFGTFSTSPTGQYSGGQVSALSLRVTQALTQQPGQQRIEDIQTDIAMAQNTMKDASTRQTQAKAQLQTIIDQAESASPDQVASEILALQNALQASYQVTSNLAQLSLVKFL from the coding sequence ATGTCGATCAGCAGCATCAACTACTCCTCGTCGGTTCTCGGCGCGCAGATCCGCAACATCAATCAGCAGCTCACCGATTTGTCGACGCAGCTTTCGACCGGCAAGCTGTCGCAGAACTATTCCGGCATGGGCACCAACGAGGGCTTTGCCATCGCGGGACGCGCGCAGCTCTCCAACATCGCCGCCTATACCGACACGATCACCAACGTCAACGTCAGCATCAACCTCGCCAACACCGCGCTGCAATCGCTGACCAAGATCCGCAGCACGGTGCAGACGGGTTCGGCCAACACCGCGCAGGATCTCAACGTCAACGGCCAGACGATCGCGCAGAACACCGCGGCGGCCCAGTTCGGCTCGATGGTCGGCGTCCTCAACACGCAGACCGGCAACCGCTATCTGTTCTCCGGAACGGCCGTCAACACCCAGTCGGTGGCCAATGCCGGCGACATCATCAACGGCACCACGACGCAGGCCGGCTTCAAGACGGTCATGGCCGAGCGCCAGGCCGCGGACTTAGGGGCCAGCGGCATGGGCCGCCTGGTGCAGACGCAGCCGACGGCAAGCTCGGTGCAGGTGTCGGAAGACGTCGCCGGATCGCCGTTCGGCCTCAAGATCAAGGCGGTGTCCTCGACGCTGACTGGCGCGACCGTCACCGGCCCGAGCGGCTCGCCGGTGTCGTTCTCGGTCGATCTCAATGGCGTCAATCCGAACAACGGCGACAAGCTCAGCATTCAGTTCACCCTGCCGGACGGCACGACCGAGCAGATCGACCTGACGGCGTCCTCGGCGACGCCGACGCCGCTCGGCAGCTTCGCGATCGATGCGAGCACGCCCGTCAACCCGAACAACACCGCCGCGAACCTCAACACGGCGCTGAACACCGCGATTCAGAAACTCGCCAACACTTCGCTGGTGGCGGCATCGGCGGTCGTCGCGGGCGACAACTTCTTCAACACTGCGAGCTCTGCGATCGGGACCCCCGTCAACAACCAGGCGGCGCCGGCGGCCCCGGTCACCGGCGCGACGGCGTTATCAGGCGCGAGCCCCTCGGACTCGATTTCGCCGGGCTTCGTCGCGGGCGATACCATCACCGTCAACGGCACCACGCTGACCTTCGTTGCCTCGGGCGCGACCGGCAACCAGCTCAACGTCACCGACAGCATCCAGGCCCTGCTGAGCAAGATCGACGCGATCACCGGAACGTCGAAGCCCTCGACGGTCCACGGCGGCTCGATCACGATCAATACCGACGATGCGGCGAGCCTCAGGATCACGACGTCGAACACCGGCGCGCTGAGCGCGCTCGGGTTCGCCGCGACGCCGGTGACCGCCACGCAGCCGCCGCTGCGCGTCGGCTCCTCGCCGGCTAGCTCGGCGACGACGCTGGTGAACGGCTCGGCCAATACGGTGAAGTGGTATTTGGGCAATGACGGGCCCGGCTCGCCGCGCTCGACCGCGATGGCGCGGGTCGACGATGCCGTGACGGTGCAATATGGCGCCCAGGCGAATGAGGATGCGATCCGCCGCCAATTGCAGGCAATCGCGGTGTTCGGCACCTTCTCGACCTCGCCGACGGGGCAATATTCGGGCGGGCAGGTGTCGGCGCTGAGCCTGCGGGTGACCCAGGCGCTGACCCAGCAGCCCGGACAGCAGCGCATCGAGGACATCCAGACCGACATCGCGATGGCCCAGAACACGATGAAGGACGCGAGCACGCGCCAGACCCAGGCCAAGGCGCAGCTCCAGACCATCATCGACCAGGCGGAATCGGCTTCCCCCGACCAGGTCGCGAGCGAGATCCTGGCGCTGCAGAACGCCCTGCAGGCGTCCTACCAGGTGACCTCGAACCTGGCGCAGCTCTCGCTCGTCAAGTTCCTGTAA
- a CDS encoding aspartate aminotransferase family protein: MNEIIRNAQSAVANTSLDPQDWSEFRTLAHRMLDETIDGIANVRARPVWRPIPDDVRAAFRADVPREASDLAEVYREFSEHVAPYATGNVHPGFMGWVHGGGTAVGMLAEMLAAGLNANLGGRDHMPIEVERQIIEWMRCLFLFPESASGIFVTGTSMANLMAVLVARTAALGTLARQHGIGNDGALLTAYTSQAAHGCIARATDIAGLGTDALRKIAVDADHRIDVAALRAQIAVDREVGFKPFLVVASAGTVDIGAIDDLRAIAELCREEAIWFHVDGAFGALAILAPELAPLLGGIELADSIALDFHKWGQVPYDAGFLLVRDGEQHRQAFAQPAAYLSREARGLAAGAVWPCDLGPDLSRGFRALKTWFTLKTFGTDRLGAAVARSCALAKYLETRVLAEPRLELLAPVNLNIVCFRYRSGDAVNREIVADIQESGIAAPSSTTLDGKLAIRAAIVNHRTEEADIDALVAAVLQFGGQRSGGVIEVDAPPLAAQ, encoded by the coding sequence ATGAACGAGATCATCCGCAACGCGCAAAGCGCCGTCGCGAATACCTCGCTCGATCCGCAGGACTGGAGCGAGTTTCGCACGCTGGCCCACCGCATGCTGGACGAGACGATCGACGGCATCGCCAACGTTCGTGCGCGCCCCGTCTGGCGGCCGATTCCCGATGACGTCCGCGCGGCATTCAGAGCGGACGTGCCGCGCGAGGCGAGCGATCTTGCCGAGGTCTATCGCGAATTCTCCGAGCATGTCGCGCCCTATGCGACCGGCAACGTCCATCCCGGCTTCATGGGCTGGGTGCATGGCGGCGGCACCGCGGTCGGCATGCTCGCGGAGATGCTCGCCGCCGGCCTCAATGCCAATCTCGGCGGACGCGACCACATGCCGATCGAGGTCGAGCGCCAGATCATCGAGTGGATGCGGTGCCTGTTCCTCTTTCCCGAGAGCGCAAGCGGCATCTTCGTCACGGGCACGTCGATGGCCAATCTGATGGCCGTGCTGGTTGCGCGCACCGCCGCGCTCGGCACGCTGGCGCGTCAGCACGGCATCGGCAATGACGGTGCGCTGCTCACGGCCTATACGTCGCAGGCAGCGCATGGCTGCATAGCGAGGGCGACGGACATCGCCGGGCTCGGCACGGATGCACTGCGCAAGATCGCAGTCGATGCCGATCATCGCATCGACGTTGCCGCATTGCGCGCACAGATCGCCGTCGATCGCGAGGTCGGCTTCAAGCCGTTCCTGGTGGTCGCATCCGCCGGCACGGTCGATATCGGTGCGATCGACGATCTCAGGGCGATCGCGGAGCTGTGCCGAGAGGAGGCAATCTGGTTTCACGTCGACGGCGCTTTCGGTGCGCTCGCGATCCTGGCGCCGGAGCTTGCGCCGCTGCTCGGCGGCATCGAGCTTGCGGATTCCATCGCACTCGACTTCCACAAATGGGGGCAGGTGCCGTACGACGCAGGCTTCCTGCTGGTGCGCGACGGCGAACAGCATCGGCAGGCCTTTGCGCAGCCGGCTGCCTATCTGAGCCGCGAGGCGAGGGGGCTTGCGGCGGGCGCGGTCTGGCCCTGCGATCTCGGTCCCGATCTGTCGCGCGGCTTCCGGGCGTTGAAGACGTGGTTCACGCTGAAGACGTTCGGCACCGACCGGCTGGGTGCGGCGGTGGCGCGGAGCTGTGCGCTCGCAAAGTATCTGGAGACGCGTGTGCTGGCCGAACCGCGGCTGGAATTGCTGGCGCCGGTCAATCTCAACATCGTCTGCTTCCGCTATCGCAGCGGCGATGCTGTCAATCGCGAGATCGTCGCCGACATCCAGGAGTCCGGCATCGCAGCGCCATCGAGCACGACGCTGGACGGAAAGCTCGCGATCCGCGCGGCGATCGTCAATCACCGCACCGAGGAGGCGGACATCGATGCGCTGGTTGCGGCCGTGCTGCAGTTCGGTGGACAGCGGAGCGGCGGAGTGATCGAGGTCGATGCGCCGCCGCTCGCAGCGCAATAG
- the msrB gene encoding peptide-methionine (R)-S-oxide reductase MsrB — protein MLDRRILLTTVAGLFGLTAFRWLRGTPAEAGEKAAQKFEITKTEAEWRAQLTPQQYEILRNHGTERPGSSPLLKEHRKGIFACAGCDLPLFASETKFESGTGWPSFYAPIEGNVGKTEDRTYGMVRTEVHCRRCGGHLGHVFDDGPKPTGLRYCIDGFGLVFHPAAASAT, from the coding sequence ATGCTTGACCGCCGCATCCTGCTCACGACTGTCGCCGGCCTGTTCGGCCTTACGGCCTTCCGCTGGCTGAGAGGAACACCTGCCGAGGCCGGCGAGAAGGCCGCGCAAAAGTTCGAGATCACGAAGACGGAGGCCGAATGGCGGGCCCAGCTCACGCCGCAGCAATATGAGATCCTGCGCAACCACGGCACCGAGCGGCCCGGCTCCAGCCCGCTCTTGAAGGAGCACCGCAAGGGCATCTTCGCCTGCGCCGGCTGCGACCTGCCGCTGTTTGCGTCCGAGACCAAGTTCGAGAGCGGCACTGGCTGGCCGAGCTTCTATGCGCCGATCGAGGGCAATGTCGGCAAGACCGAGGACCGTACCTACGGCATGGTCCGTACCGAGGTGCATTGCCGGCGCTGCGGCGGCCATCTCGGCCATGTCTTCGACGACGGCCCGAAGCCGACCGGATTGCGCTATTGCATCGATGGTTTCGGGCTGGTCTTCCACCCGGCCGCGGCGTCGGCGACGTAA
- the flgK gene encoding flagellar hook-associated protein FlgK, with protein MGLSSALASAMSGLRANQAALSIVSSNVANAQTPGYVVQTPNQIEVTTGDFGATAMTTGVSRELDAYVLNQLRTETGGSGYADQMANILKQLQNVYGTPGNSGTLEAALNKFTTALQALSTSSGASSAQTVALGAAQALATQLNVTTKGIQSLRSNVEQDLGNSARAANAAMQQIADINTKLQGLSPNDPSAATLMDQRDQAINTLSKYVDVRVTTDGSNQTNIYTTTGIQLVGAGLASEFSFASAGALSATSLYNIDPTKSGVGALNIKLPNGSQVDVVANNVVSSGQIAADLKLRDETLVQAQNQIDQLAATMASALSDKTTAGSTVSGPPAGFDLELAGALPGNTVNITYTDTATNTQRQITLVNVTDPAALPLQNATNANPMRIGVNFAGGMNAIASALNTALSGTHLSFSAAPSPATATTLRVTDDNTGLAKVNSASTTKTISSLTSGNPQLPLFTDGGQALYTGAITASGSQMTGLAGRIAVNTQLVADPTRMSVYNTSPVTPAGDTTRSDYLYSQLTSTVFSYSPQSGLGSATQPFTGSVSNFLQQFLSVQANAATQATQLQQGQSVVVSTLQAKFDSTSKVNLDAEMSNLIQLQNAYAANAHVMSVVQSMMNTLIQAQL; from the coding sequence ATGGGTTTGAGTTCAGCCCTCGCCAGTGCGATGAGCGGTCTGCGCGCCAACCAGGCCGCGCTCTCGATCGTCTCCTCGAACGTCGCCAATGCGCAGACGCCGGGTTACGTCGTCCAGACGCCGAACCAGATCGAGGTCACCACCGGCGATTTCGGCGCGACGGCGATGACGACCGGCGTCAGCCGGGAGCTCGACGCCTATGTGCTGAACCAGCTGCGCACCGAGACCGGCGGCAGCGGTTACGCCGACCAGATGGCCAACATCCTGAAGCAGCTTCAGAATGTCTATGGCACGCCCGGCAACAGCGGCACGCTCGAAGCCGCGCTGAACAAATTCACCACGGCGCTGCAGGCGCTGTCGACCAGCTCGGGGGCGTCGTCGGCGCAAACCGTGGCGCTCGGTGCGGCGCAGGCGCTTGCGACGCAGCTCAACGTCACCACCAAGGGCATCCAGTCGCTGCGCTCCAACGTCGAGCAGGATCTCGGCAACTCGGCGCGCGCTGCCAACGCGGCGATGCAGCAGATCGCCGACATCAACACCAAGCTCCAGGGCCTGTCGCCCAATGATCCCTCGGCCGCCACGCTGATGGACCAGCGTGACCAGGCCATCAACACGCTGTCGAAATATGTCGACGTCCGCGTCACCACCGACGGCTCGAACCAGACCAACATCTATACCACGACCGGCATTCAGCTGGTCGGCGCGGGGCTCGCCTCGGAGTTCTCCTTTGCCTCGGCCGGCGCGCTGTCGGCGACCTCGCTCTACAACATCGACCCCACCAAGTCCGGCGTCGGCGCGCTCAACATCAAGCTGCCGAACGGCTCGCAAGTGGACGTTGTCGCCAACAACGTGGTTTCGTCGGGGCAGATTGCGGCCGATCTGAAGCTGCGCGACGAGACGCTGGTGCAGGCGCAGAACCAGATCGACCAGCTCGCCGCCACGATGGCGAGCGCATTGTCCGACAAGACCACGGCCGGCAGCACCGTCTCCGGCCCGCCGGCCGGTTTCGACCTGGAGCTTGCCGGCGCGCTGCCGGGCAACACCGTCAACATCACCTACACCGACACGGCCACCAACACGCAGCGCCAGATCACGCTGGTCAACGTGACCGACCCGGCGGCGCTGCCGCTCCAGAACGCGACGAACGCCAACCCGATGCGGATCGGCGTCAACTTCGCCGGCGGCATGAATGCGATCGCGTCCGCGCTGAACACTGCGCTGTCAGGCACTCATCTGTCGTTCTCCGCAGCCCCGTCACCGGCGACCGCGACGACGTTGCGGGTGACCGACGACAACACCGGCCTTGCCAAGGTCAACTCTGCCTCGACCACCAAGACGATCTCGTCGCTGACGTCGGGCAATCCGCAGCTGCCGCTGTTCACCGACGGCGGGCAGGCGCTCTACACCGGCGCGATCACGGCATCGGGCTCGCAGATGACCGGCCTTGCCGGCCGCATCGCCGTCAACACGCAGCTGGTCGCCGACCCGACCAGGATGTCGGTCTACAACACCTCGCCGGTGACGCCCGCGGGCGACACCACGCGTTCGGACTATCTCTATTCGCAGCTCACCAGTACGGTGTTCTCCTATTCGCCGCAGAGCGGCCTCGGCTCGGCGACCCAGCCCTTCACCGGCAGCGTCTCGAACTTCCTCCAGCAGTTCCTGAGCGTGCAGGCCAACGCCGCGACCCAGGCGACCCAGCTCCAGCAGGGCCAGAGCGTGGTGGTCTCGACGCTTCAGGCCAAGTTCGACTCGACCTCCAAGGTCAATCTGGACGCGGAGATGTCGAACCTGATCCAGCTGCAGAACGCCTACGCCGCCAACGCCCACGTCATGTCGGTGGTGCAGAGCATGATGAACACGTTGATCCAGGCTCAATTGTAA